tggcttttggcttttcactatctaaattacttttttgtccttattttttactaattaactactacctccgttccttaatgttctttacgtttactatttgcacgcactccaatgcaatatttaaccaaTTATATATCCATTTCTGTATgtgaaaaatttataaaaatttgatattttgaaaatacataacgagaccaatctaacaagatcttatatgataacgttttgatgtatacaACAGTGAGAAtccacggtcaaagttttcatactttgtacacatattccaaagcgtaaagaacattaaggaacagaggtagtaatagttaataattaatgattaacaattaataattaataattaacaattaataattaacaattaataattaataattaataattaatgattaacaattaacaattaataattaacaattaacaattaacaattaataattaataattaataattaaaaattaacaattaataattaacaattaacaattaataattaataattagtaattaataattaacaattaataattaataattaataattaataattagtaattagtaattaacaattaataattaataattaacaattaataattaataattaataattaataattaataattaataattaataattaataattaataattaataattaataattaataattaataattaataattaataattaataattaataattaataattaataattaataattaataattaataattaataattaataattaataattaataattaataattaataattaataattaataattaataattaataattaataattaataattaataattaataattaataattaataattaataattaataattaataattaataattaataattaataattaataattaataattaataattaataattaataattaataattaataattaataattaataattaataattaataattaataattaataattaataattaataattaataactaaaagttaataattacggagtactccgtattaattaatggctaataactaaaagtgaataattaataaataattagttattaattaataataattaatcattaattattaatgattaattaataattaataattattattaattattaattattaatcattgattattaattattagttattaattattactccataattattaattaaaataataatttattaatactattgcataaagtaatttatttttaaatttatattttatttatttgtaattacgttttactccgtacataatacaaagtatgtattgaaaaatgaaataaaatacattaaatgtccttaaatgtcattttacatagctacaaccaacagccaacaactgattttaccaaacatatttgtaaccaatccatagtcaaacagccaacaaaagcagccaacttgaacagccagtcaaacccgccaagtaaaacagccgacagccaacagccaacagccaacagccaattgccaaacagggccTAAATCTGCCGCTTGATTAGCCTTCCGATAACATTGATTGATGGAGAAAACTCACATGTTTGATTTGTGCATGTGAATGTGCCATATTGTACTTTCTCCCATGCCAATTGTGTTTTTGACTTTGGGCTGAAATTCATAGTTGTTTGGTAGGTGCGTGATTGACCATTTATTGAAATGTTGATGTACTTTTTGGTACAGATTTTAGGTTGTGATTTAACTACTCATACATGTTTCTGTTTAGGTTCAAGGAATTCCCATTCAATTTATACCAGATTCTGATTAGTGACCTTTTTTCCCTTACGATTACGAATCCAGCATGTTGAAAGTCTTGATTCTAGTGAAATCGATGTTGTAGTATGACAAGGTCCTCTAATAAAATGGCTCAtatacattgtatttttgttttaaagaaGGAAATCAAACATGATGAAAATTACTCTCATCTTATAAAAATACTGCACTACTCCATATTCCGTACTTggtttatgtgtttttttttggtagtTAAAAACAACTCTTATTCCTTTCATCACATGAAGATTTGATTAGTAAAAATAATTTcgttttagtaaaataatggaAAGAGTATATTCTACGAAGTACATCTTTGTTAGAtgcttattattttttaattattatttagaaAACTAATACGGTGCATACATggagtaaaaaatgaaattgtgaagctaaatcaaacattaattacACAAATTGACGATCGATTTTATCATTCATTCTAAGTAGTATCAACTTACggagtttcaaaaaaaaaaaaaaaaatatggagtATCGATTTACTAAACATATTTTCTTTGAAATTTCACACAAGGAATACCTGTGCATAAAGTTTGAAAGAATAGTTACTCCCTCCTTTCCGTAATACTAGCCCACTTTTCTTATAAaattgtcccttaatactcgccccgtttctataaatgataTACTTTAACgaatattatatcatttctctTAACCATGAACCCACATATATTtctacttttttaaaaaaaacactaaaatatttaactcaTCACACCCGTTTATTTGGCACATttctcactaactatattaaaaaaaaagtactccactatcaactatcaCCTAATAAATTACTCCGTATCAGTTAAGTTGCCTAAAACTATGTATCGGTCAAATCGGATCGAATAttgagacagagggagtacaaaaTTATAGCATGCGATTTTTGAGTAAATAATTTTCACTTTCTACAAGAATATACCAcgcaaaaaatcataaaatgaaAACAACACATGAATATGAGTACTATTGAATTAAAAAGAGCTGTCTAGTCTCCAAAAGCGGATGCCAAATCCTCAATCAAATCCATTTGCCATTATTCCTTTATATATTTGTGTAACAATTAGCTAAATTCCTATCACACTGTCTAATAATTAATTCGTATTTAGATTTTCAAACTACCCTTAATAGAATATCAGTTGGCTAAAAAACAGATGATATGTCAATATCCCCCTAATAATAATCTGGAGTATCATTTAAAAATCACAAAATTGAAATAGGACtcccaaaataaaataactttTTATTCAAATTCGGACACAAAAATTTAATATGTGGGATGTAAAATGAGatggataattttttttatataatctcCGTACAAAAACAAAGTAACCAAAGTCCAAATAACAGTCGCACTGGTCAACCCAAGTTAATTTCCTAGAATAAATATTCAATTTCCTTTTAAcggaaaataataattaaattccctccttaaaacccaaataaataaaaaaattccaaCCTTTATGGTTTCTCCTCTGTTTTCTGTTCATACTTCTCTGTTTCCTCTTCATTTTCACTTCAAACCTttctccttcttcttcctcctcctccaaTGAAGAAACCACAAATTTCCATTTTTAAACCCCTAAATTATCTCTTAATTAATCTCAATTTATGATGATCATAAAAAACCCACATATTTCTGccatttttttctctctcttcctctatCTTCCCACCACCCTCCATGGCCTCGGCTCCGGCTCAACTCTTTCAATCTCCTCCGAAACTAACACCGTTTGCGGCATCGTTTCTGGCGAGGTAAACCGTCGTATAGAGTGTTTCAAAGACGGTCAGTTAATTTTTATTCAACCCAATATTTCTTACGACGCCATTGCTGGTGGTGGGAACTTTTTCTGTGGGCTTAGATCAGGTGGAAGAAGCTTACTTTGCTGGGATACAACCACAAATTCATCCACATTTACCCCAAAAAGGATTTACTACAGCAACTCATCCTCATTAACAGATATTTCAGTTGGGGATAATCAGGTTTGTGGGGTAATTAATGGTACAAATGAGGTACAATGCTGGAGAGGAGTGATGGGTTCAGATCAAAACCCATCTGGGTTTGatgcttttgggtcaatttcaTCTGGGTCTGGGTTTTCTTGTGGGATTTTGATGAATAATAGTAGGGTTAGATGTTGGGGTAGTAATGAAACCCTAGCTTctgaaattcaaaatcaatttgtGGGTTTTTCTATGGTTAATTTAACAGCTGGTGGGCAACATGTTTGCGGGTTTAATTCATCTGGGTTTTTGGTTTGTGTCGGTAGGAATTTATCTGGGCAATTGGATTTTCCTTTTCATTTGAATGAATCATCTGGGTTTACAAATCTGGCACTTGGATCTGATTACAGTTGTGCAATTAGAAAATTGAATGGTTCTGTTGTTTGTTGGGGTGGAAATGGTTCGTATTCAAGTAATTCCATTCAAGGGGTTGATTTTGAGTTTTTGGTTGGTGGGTTAAATTTTATTTGTGGGTTAGTTACTAGGAATTCTTCAATTATGTGTTGGGGACCTGGATGGTTGAGTAATAATGCATCTTTGGGGATTGAACTTCCTTTACCAAAGATTCTTCCTGGACCTTGTGTTCAATCTGATAACTGTCAATGTGGTGTGTATCCTGAATCTGCATCTCTTTGTTATGGTTCTGGTAATATTTGCAACTCTTGTAGTGCTCCACCATTAGTACCGTCTATTGAAGTACCTCTGCCACCTCCGGTTTTGCCACCCTCAACATCGAGGGGATTAAGGAGAGGTCTTTTGGTGTTTGCCATTGTAGGGTCAGTTGGTGGGTTAGCTGGGATTTGTGCTATAGTTTATTGCTTGTATGCTGGTGTTTGTTTTGGTAGAAAGAAGATTCATAATTCAGTTCAACCAACGATCACTCGAGGGGGTTCGAGTAATGCTCATACCTCTAGCAATAGTCCCCCTTCGAGGTCCTTGACTCTTAGACGTCAAGGGTCTTTAGCATTTAGACGGCAAAGGAGTGGAACATCTGGTGCTAAACACGCGGATAGAGCAGAGGAGTTTGCCTTCCAAGTACTAGCTAATGCTACTGACAACTTCTCATTGGACAATAAGATTGGTGCTGGTAGTTTTGGTGTGGTGTATAGGGGTAAATTAGTAGATGGTAGGGAAGTAGCAATCAAGAGAGGTGAAACAGGTCCTAAAACAAAGAAACACCAAGAAAAGGAGTGTGCATTTGAATCAGAATTAGCATTCTTGTCAAGGGTACACCATAAGCATTTGGTTAGGCTTGTTGGGTATTGTGAAGAGAGGGATGAAAGACTCTTGGTTTATGAATTCATGAAGAATGGAGCACTTTATGATCATTTACATGGTAAAAAGAATGTTGAGAAAAGAAACAGTGTAATCAATGCTTGGAAAATCAGGATTAAGATCGCGTTAGATGCTGCACGTGGTATAGAGTACCTACACAATTATGCAGTCCCGTCTATAATCCATCGCGATATCAAGTCTTCAAACATCCTTTTAGATGCTGATTGGATTGCAAGAGTGTCTGATTTTGGATTGTCTTTATTAGGTCCTGAATCTAATCAAGATTTCAGACCAACAAAAGCAGCAGGGACAGTTGGGTATATTGATCCAGAGTACTATGGGTTGAATGTGTTAACTGCAAAGAGTGATGTTTATGGTCTTGGTGTTGTACTGCTTGAGCTATTAACAGGAAAGAAAGCAATATTCAAGAATGACAGTAGTAACAATGATGGAGATCCGATTAGTCTGGTGGATTTTGCAGTACCAGCAATTTTGGCAGGGGAACTGGTGAAAGTGTTGGATCAGAGAGTAGGATTGCCTGATGTTAATGAATCAGACGCGGTTGAGCTTGTTGCTTATACTGCGTTACATTGTGTCAACTTAGAGGGTAAAGACAGACCTACAATGACTGATATTGTATCTAATTTGGAGCGCGCTTTAACCCAGTGTGATGATAGTCATGGTACTATGTCTAGTGCCGGAATATTATCTATTGCATCAGATTGAAAATCAAGCaaaattgattgggattttTGGCATTCTTTTCTTTTAGCTTTCCTACATTTTGTATTGATCATTTTTTACATGACTAATACATGTTTACGGAATGTATATAATTCATTATCAGGCATATTTGTTGTAGAGTAGGAAAACTTGATTAGTTTCGCCCCTGAAAATTTACAAAGTAAAGTGTAAATTTAAATTTCTTTTCCGTTCACTATATTTACTTTTTTCAAACTTTTCTTTCGAATCTGAGACATGTACGCAAACCTTCAGTTTTAACCACTAGACCAAGACATTATTGGTTTCGCTGTCCTTTTTGAGATTTCCCTTATGGGTATGATGCATGAATTTGGGTCAAGCAATCAAAATCAGAAGAAGGAACAAGGAAGACCCTTAAATTAGATAAGAAAATCTTGTGGAACTCTTGAAAAAGGATGTTATACCAGGAGACTTGGCAATGACCTTAATAACCTTTATAAAAAATAGAAACGGTCTAAAGAGACGACGGTCTTAAGCGGAGTCTATGAATTTTCAAGTCATACTGGCGATGGAATGGCGTTTTCTAAATAATGGATTTGGTATATTGACATGCaacatttttatatttattttaattggaAATTTGGGTAATTTTTCTAGATATAACATCACAACTTACGAACATACAAGCAGCTGAGATGTTGGGTGTCATGAGTAGCTTAGATATCCTATTATGGAAAATGACACTAATAATTGACTCATTCCATTGTATTTTTAAGAAGTAAATTCAAAGAATAATGTACGTTCTAGAGATTTTTGTTGGAAATTTGTATCTATAAGAACATTTCATGTCCTTCGGATTTCATCTATCTATCATAGATTCCTAGAAAGTGTTGTTTCATCTAATTGATCACACTAGAGAAGTTGCACACTTATTAGCAAATACGAAGTACTTTTTATATACTCGGTACGTATCTATGACATGTATGTAGTATCTATATCAGTAATATCACACATCCAAAGTATAGTGCCACACTAAGTCACAATGCGACTTGGACTAGTCCATGCTACTTTGTGTTTTTTACAGTGTAAATAAATTGACAAATAAGTGATTCATGTGGACTATGTCATCTTTAATAACACCTTACTATTAAAAACGTATAGGAAATGAGGTATATAGAGTAATTAAGTATAAATAGGTTCACATGGACCATGAAACTATAGGAAAATGTTTGGTTGACCCTAAGAGTTGGCAACCCCTAAGATACataaaacataaaataatatataagcataattaattggagagagaaagtgttgtatgtaaagtttcaatgcatttgtaaccaatcaaaattcaatattgaAAGGGTTACCAACCCTTAGGGTCACTCTATCATTGTCCGAAACTATAAAAGTATGGATTTGTTAAGATATGAAAACTAGAGCCACAAATCCTAATAAGTGGATAGGATATGGATTATGATTGTTGTAATACTAAAAACCATAAGAATAGAAATTCCAAACCAATAAATATTGGCATTGAATTTGGTCAAAATAGGTGGACCTAAATAAATATAATTGATTCCAAAAATATAATGTGCAAATGTGCAATTGCTGTTTTCTTCCAAAGTTTGATGCATACATTACATGCCCAAAACCAAAATAATCCAATTTGACACTCTAAAAGTAGAAAGTGACAAAGGAGGGCTCTTCTTCTTTCCTACATTTCTAAGGTCTAACAACCTAACAGAAGAACCCACCACCttgttaataataaataaagccTTACACTTTTCATTATTAAttagttttataatttaaaaatttatacaaATCCAGCAATTTTATTAAATTAGTCGGTGCCTCAgcctttaattttaatttaaaataatccAACGCATATGTTTCATTTGGCCGGTGTACGTGGTCTCTATGCATTATCCATCTAGCTCTGTTGAGTTGTGTTACATATTTACACTGAAATTAATGTGTGTTTAAAGTGCAgtttatttactattgtgaaaTATAGGCCTGAATTGCACCCATTAGGAGGAGTCATAGTCTAATGTTAACGTGTATTGAATATGATGAATTATCTTCATAGATTTAGTTAGTGAGACTAGTCACAAGACATTCTATGTACTCTTCTatctataaaaataaataacgaTCGTAGCTGTAACAATTTACAAATTAACCGAGTATGTAGCACGGAGTAATTCATATAGATTACAGAAGTGGGGCACGAATATTAATTTGGACACAAAGAAAACCCTATCGAATATCATAGTAATCAAAGAAATgcttataagttataactaaagCATGTCCTCACCCAGGAAATGTCACTTGGTAGAGTGGAAGTAGCTGTTTTAGCATTTTATCAATTTATTCCCCTTTTTGGATCCACATGTATGGATTGTGGAAACATAGCTGCATACAACTAAATTCACCATATTTCATTTTTATTGCTATCCAATCCATACACATTATAGATATACTCAACCAAgtgtgtcttggcctagtggaaaGGATTCCACCTTCCAATCAAAATGTTGGGGGTTCAATCCCCACTAGGGGCACTTTGAGGGAAGGTTCCCCTTATCACTCCCCCCACTCTCAAAGTGTCTAGTCTGCTTATCACTTAGGATGATGCAAGACGAAtaaagcacaaaggaaatgtaGACATGGAAGAGAATAGTCGTCCAAGATAAAAGAAGGAAGTCGAAATCATGTGGTTCAATCTTGTAGCTCTACGTACAATACAAGTTAAAGGACCAAACAAACATATTTGACTGTCATTCAATTCAGATGTTCTTTAATTTTGGCAGGGATGCTTATTGCTGATTGCTTTACCCTTTTCCCCTATTAATACTTCCCCCGTttcacaatagatgcatcatttctcattGCACGTATACCAACGCGcttatttgaacattaatatctctaaatgcgtataagtaaaaattataaaaagttgatatttggaatccttgcattaatacaatttaacaagatctcacttgactatgttttttcttacacaacagTGAAAGAAAGGTTGTCAAAGTTAATTGATGAATAATGCGCaaatgagaaatgatgcatctattgtggaacggagTAAGTATTAGATACTCCGTATTAGATTGTTGACCCCTCTTTCCATTCCTCTTTTGACCAGATGCCCTCACATTCCCTGCCACCCTCTCGTATATGTTACACAAACATAAACTAATTAAACAGCCCTCAAAATTTTTACAACATATAGTTTAAACCACTCGATTGGTAGGCAGTAATAATAACTAGTTACAGTACCCACTTACCAATTACCATGATGAATCAAAAGAATTACAGAGTAGGTAGGCCCGTACAGTAATAATTTCCAACAACACAAGCTAGGCAACATACTGTACTTGTTACATACTTGATACTTCGTATTCCTTTATATGTCCACAAGTAGGATGTTACAAGTTACAACTCTCATAAGAGATAAGATACAAACTATTTTGTATAACATTTTTCACACTCGATGTACATTTTAAACGCCTGATTTACAACTCTGCAAGTAAAAAAACTtctataatacggagtactagcTACGTAGAATATAATTCCATATTGTGTAACAAAAATAAAGTATAATCATGTATTCATGTCTGTAAAATATCCCTCGTTTTCTAATCACAAACAAGTAGAATTTGCTAGTGGTTGTTAAATCCTTTGGTATCTTGTCTTTGCACGCTGTTCTTCAAGTTCATTCATCCAGTCATTGAGCGACAAGATACCCTTGTATCCATAGTATGCTAAACCGACTAGAGCTACCAAAACAATGATCAACATAACAAATCTTTGCAGATAGGTTAAGAATTTCTGTTCATAAGCAGATAACTAGTATTAGTCAAGTCCAGGAAATCACTATGGATTTAAAGATGGATAATATCATTCACTAGAGAGGGCATAAAAAGCACCTGGAATTTTGAAACTTGGTTTGTTTCTTGTACTCGCTCACGCCTCTTTCGTCGCTTTGGTACATGTGTTTCATTCTCGATCACCTTTTCCTGTTTTTCAAGCAGCAAGTAAAAAAGAAGTTGATTTTACATCCAGAAAGAAGTGGAAAAGTGGTCATTCGGTTAGTTCTGGTCCCATATTCGGTTCAATCAGGATAATACCGGGCCATCTAAGTTTGAGTTTGGGCAGGGAAATTGGCTACAATGGTAAGCTTTTCCAGGTCTACATCCAGTTGGGATTacaatatgaaattaaaattaagtacTGGAAATCAGCTAAGATGCTCAACTTTGTATATATCTAGAAGAATTAGACTAATTACCGAACTGTTAATAGTgaaggagtattttttttttattttaagacTTCTTTCTACCATCAAACTTCCGGTCACCTAGGTAGCAGTATGTATGCATTGCTTTAATATAGGATGCATTAAGAGGAAGCTATGGGAAGAGTAAGAACTGTTATTTATCAAGTGCTATATAAAATTTGTGTTGCATGGCCAACGCAATAGCAGCAGGAAAGCAGCTTAAGCCAAGCAAGAAAAGGTTACCTCTGGTGCCTTAGATTTTCGCTGCAGTAATTCTGACTCAACAGCTTGGGCTTTTTTCTTACAGCTGGAATCACAGGAAAGAAGTCCATTTCCAAATTGTGTTCTATGTATATCTTTAGGGTCACGACCAGAATTTCTATAACCGGTTTGAACATCAAGACACAACCACTCCTTTTTCAAGTTGTTGCATCTGCATCGAACAGTAACCTTGCAAATAGGGAAAAAAAACTACTTTAGATGAAAGGTGGAACAAAGAATGATAGAATGTAAATATTGAGCTATGGAAAAAGAATATTTGCATTCTGAAATGTGTCAGATTGTTTGTGCAATACTTAAAAACTCCCACAAAAAGAGCAACTCAAGAGTAGCCACCTTTTTACTGCATTTCTCTGGTGAAGGACAAGGACCAGGATGACAAATCTCCGGGCATAGATGCGTACAATTAGATAACTTTCtgcaaatacaacaaaatacatcATAAACTGGGAATAGATCCTAAGTTCatcataaaaaaatatttttaaaaaatcactCCAAGatcccaatttttttttaaaatgcatATTCACATGATCTCTACTCATCCAGTTGAAAAACTGTATTTAATCCATATATTGTTTAATAAAATGGCATTCAACCAGAATTGAATTGTTACAGAAAATATGCTTCCTCAATTTCAACATATAAGACATTTTAGTCGATTCttttttgtttgaaaatatAATTCATGCTACAATATCAATACAACATTTAACCAAGATTAAAAGGTGTTTTTTTTATACATACACTATCAAGCATCAATACAATAATGTATGTCATTTGACGTCCCTAAGTAAATTTACATTAACCAAATCTTAATATGCATAAAATGGTCAACATGTTTTTTACTTAAAGTCAACAAGGTCGAACTTTTCGAACTCGCAGGTTTACCATTATCAGAAGTGATCTATGTGCCCTTTATATTTTACATAAACAATTTTCTTGTTTAGCTGACAATATTCTAATAGTGTTCCTGTTTTTACTTCGTAAGCTGATCATACTGTAGGGTCTAGGACTCTAGGTGACTATGTTATGAGAACTTATGACTGTCTCCTCATGGTTCAAGGCTTCAACTTATGCCTATCGAAGAAGCAAAATCCAGAGGTTTCAGTGAACAACTAATGTCTTTGTTCCAACACCATATTAAACCTAAACGAATACTccatataaatattttaattttgatatgTATTTGTTAGTTTTGACTTCTATTGTAGATGCCGTATGACTTCAAATTAATGATTAATCTactttcaaaaaacaaaaacataagTAATGTTCGCACAGGTACAGACACCTGTTAGAAGCGTGAATCTCTTTGTAAAATTTCCTTTAAAAAGGATGTATAGGTTTTACCTGTGGCAATCTCCACCACATGAACGAGCACTCAGTTGTTCCTTTTCGGATAAGGTGTTGTAGTATATACATACAAAGGCATGGGTCATTGCACCGCAATGACATGAACGCTTCAAGAGCACTTTGCACGGGGGGCATTCTTCAGGATGGCATCTCAGTGGGCAAGGGTGTGAACATGAAGGTGCCCTTTTCTGAGATCAAGGAAATAGCACTTTAGTCATCAGCAGAAAAACATACTCTGTGAACTCACAAATAACTGAATAACTGAACAACTCCAGCTGCCGAGGAGGATCACAGAGACAAAGAGCTAAacgtaaaaaaataaacaaagagaaaaattaCAATATTTACAATGAAAAGGAACTCCAATTACAAAGAAAGAAGAACTACAAAAAAGGGGGACCAGA
This sequence is a window from Spinacia oleracea cultivar Varoflay chromosome 1, BTI_SOV_V1, whole genome shotgun sequence. Protein-coding genes within it:
- the LOC110801673 gene encoding putative serine/threonine-protein kinase-like protein CCR3; the protein is MMIIKNPHISAIFFSLFLYLPTTLHGLGSGSTLSISSETNTVCGIVSGEVNRRIECFKDGQLIFIQPNISYDAIAGGGNFFCGLRSGGRSLLCWDTTTNSSTFTPKRIYYSNSSSLTDISVGDNQVCGVINGTNEVQCWRGVMGSDQNPSGFDAFGSISSGSGFSCGILMNNSRVRCWGSNETLASEIQNQFVGFSMVNLTAGGQHVCGFNSSGFLVCVGRNLSGQLDFPFHLNESSGFTNLALGSDYSCAIRKLNGSVVCWGGNGSYSSNSIQGVDFEFLVGGLNFICGLVTRNSSIMCWGPGWLSNNASLGIELPLPKILPGPCVQSDNCQCGVYPESASLCYGSGNICNSCSAPPLVPSIEVPLPPPVLPPSTSRGLRRGLLVFAIVGSVGGLAGICAIVYCLYAGVCFGRKKIHNSVQPTITRGGSSNAHTSSNSPPSRSLTLRRQGSLAFRRQRSGTSGAKHADRAEEFAFQVLANATDNFSLDNKIGAGSFGVVYRGKLVDGREVAIKRGETGPKTKKHQEKECAFESELAFLSRVHHKHLVRLVGYCEERDERLLVYEFMKNGALYDHLHGKKNVEKRNSVINAWKIRIKIALDAARGIEYLHNYAVPSIIHRDIKSSNILLDADWIARVSDFGLSLLGPESNQDFRPTKAAGTVGYIDPEYYGLNVLTAKSDVYGLGVVLLELLTGKKAIFKNDSSNNDGDPISLVDFAVPAILAGELVKVLDQRVGLPDVNESDAVELVAYTALHCVNLEGKDRPTMTDIVSNLERALTQCDDSHGTMSSAGILSIASD